Proteins encoded within one genomic window of Suricata suricatta isolate VVHF042 chromosome 17, meerkat_22Aug2017_6uvM2_HiC, whole genome shotgun sequence:
- the ADAM11 gene encoding disintegrin and metalloproteinase domain-containing protein 11 encodes MQGTRLPICCPCAFCSCEPAEAEKEKVRRGHPTVHSETKYVELIVVNDHQLFEQMRQSVVLTSNFAKSVVNLADVMYKEQLNTRIVLVAMETWADGDKIQVQDDLLETLARLMVYRREGLPEPSDATHLFSGRTFQSTSSGAAYVGGICSLSRGGGVNEYDNMGAMAVTLAQTLGQNLGMMWNKHRSSAGDCKCPDNWLGCIMEDTGFYLPRKFSRCSIDEYNQFLQEGGGSCLFNKPLKLLDPPECGNGFVEAGEECDCGSVQECSRAGGNCCKKCTLTHDAMCSDGLCCRRCKYEPRGVSCREAVNECDIAETCTGDSSQCPPNLHKLDGYYCDHEQGRCYGGRCKTRDRQCQALWGHAAADRFCYEKLNVEGTERGNCGRKGSGWVQCNKQDVLCGFLLCVNISGAPRLGDLGGDISSVTFYHQGKELDCRGGHVQLADGSDLSYVEDGTACGPNMLCLDHRCLPASAFNFSTCPGSGERRICSHHGVCSNEGKCICQPDWTGKDCSIHNPLPTSPPTGETERYKGPSGTNIIIGSIAGAVLVAAIVLGGTGWGFKNIRRGRYDPTQQGAV; translated from the exons ATGCAGGGAACCAG gctgcCTATTTGCTGCCCCTGCGCATTCTGCTCCTGTGAACCGGCCGAGGCTGAGAAGGAAAAG gTCCGCCGGGGCCACCCTACTGTGCACAGTGAGACCAAGTACGTGGAGCTGATCGTGGTCAACGACCACCAGCTG TTTGAGCAGATGCGCCAGTCGGTGGTCCTCACCAGCAACTTTGCCAAGTCCGTTGTGAACCTGGCAGATGTG ATGTACAAGGAGCAGCTCAACACCCGCATCGTGTTAGTTGCCATGGAAACGTGGGCAGATGGGGACAAGATCCAGGTGCAGGATGACCTCCTGGAGACCTTAGCTCGGCTCATGGTCTATCGGCGGGAGGGTCTGCCTGAGCCCAGTGATGCCACTCATCTCTTCTC GGGCAGGACTTTCCAGAGCACCAGCAGTGGGGCCGCCTACGTGGGGGGCATCTGCTCGCTgtccaggggtgggggtgtgaaTGAG TACGACAACATGGGGGCTATGGCAGTGACCCTGGCCCAAACACTGGGGCAGAACCTGGGCATGATGTGGAATAAACACCGGAGCTCAGCAG GGGACTGCAAATGCCCGGACAACTGGCTGGGCTGCATCATGGAGGACACTGG ATTCTACCTGCCCCGCAAGTTCTCGCGCTGCAGCATCGACGAATACAACCAGTTTCtgcaggagggaggtgggagctGTCTCTTCAACAAGCCCCTCAAG CTCCTGGACCCGCCTGAGTGTGGGAACGGCTTCGTGGAGGCGGGAGAGGAGTGCGACTGTGGCTCGGTGCAG GAGTGCAGCCGTGCGGGCGGGAATTGCTGCAAGAAATGCACCCTGACTCACGATGCCATGTGCAGCGACGGGCTCTGCTGTCGCCGCTGCAAG TACGAGCCGCGAGGTGTGTCCTGTCGAGAGGCCGTGAACGAATGCGACATCGCGGAGACCTGCACCGGGGACTCGAGCCAG TGTCCCCCTAACCTGCACAAGCTGGATGGTTACTACTGCGATCATGAACAG GGCCGCTGCTATGGAGGTCGCTGCAAAACCCGGGACCGGCAGTGCCAAGCCCTTTGGGGCCATG CGGCTGCTGATCGCTTCTGCTATGAGAAGCTGAACGTGGAGGGGACAGAGCGTGGGAACTGTGGACGCAAGGGGTCAGGCTGGGTCCAGTGCAATAAACA GGACGTGCTCTGTGGCTTCCTCCTCTGTGTCAACATCTCAGGAGCTCCGCGACTGGGAGATCTGGGGGGAGACATCAGCAGTGTCACCTTCTACCACCAGGGCAAGGAGCTGGACTGCAG GGGTGGCCACGTCCAGCTGGCCGACGGCTCCGACCTGAGTTACGTGGAGGACGGCACAGCCTGTGGGCCCAACATGCTGTGTCTGGATCATCGCTGCCTGCCCGCCTCGGCCTTCAACTTCAGCACCTGCCCCGGCAGCGGGGAACGCCGGATCTGCTCCCACCACGGA GTCTGCAGCAACGAAGGGAAGTGCATCTGTCAGCCCGACTGGACAGGCAAAGACTGCAGCATTCACAACCCCCTACCCACGTCTCCACCCACGGGGGAGACGGAGAGATACAAGG gtcCCAGTGGTACCAACATCATCATCGGCTCCATCGCCGGGGCTGTCCTGGTTGCAGCCATCGTCCTGGGCGGCACAGGCTGGGGATTTAA AAACATCCGCCGGGGAAGGTACGACCCGACCCAGCAGGGGGCAGTGTGA